A genomic segment from uncultured Marinifilum sp. encodes:
- a CDS encoding M28 family metallopeptidase has protein sequence MKYTTLYFFAFILLFSACNLSKDNRQEIKTVISTQRMVSYIKELASDEYQGRKPFTEGETKTINYISNIYKEIGLEPAVGDSYFQEVPLVEVSLTTPKYLKLESGNKTRNLKYADDFVVFSRRLENTIKLNKSELVFAGYGIVAPEYNWNDYKNLDVKGKTVIVMVNDPGFGSENKSFFKGNEMTYYGRWTYKYEEAARQGAAGILIIHQTKPAGYPWSVVLNSASVPKLYQQAADNYRSRCKIEGWISWETAQAIFADSGKKLINELQEASKANFKGYSLNKKASISFQNTMRFDKTHNVIGILPGSDLADEYIFYSAHWDHLGIGPKINGDSIYNGAVDNGTSLAWMFEIARSFKAMPTKPRRSIVFLAPSAEESGLIGSGYYVDNPIFPLNKTIANINNDLMLPYGRMKDVMITGYGQSELEDYVEKAAKKQGRYILADPNPQSGMYFRSDHFSFARVGVPALFARGNNDHAEKGKEYMSKKEEEWLANNYHKPADEYEDWWNLNGIAEDAELLFNVGWELANQENYPKWKDGSEFKTKRENRLSTK, from the coding sequence ATGAAATATACAACACTTTATTTTTTCGCATTTATTTTACTGTTTTCAGCCTGTAATCTATCGAAAGATAATAGGCAAGAAATAAAAACAGTAATTTCTACCCAAAGAATGGTAAGTTACATTAAAGAACTGGCTTCCGATGAATATCAGGGAAGAAAACCTTTTACGGAAGGAGAAACAAAAACGATAAACTATATTTCGAATATTTACAAAGAAATTGGATTAGAACCTGCCGTTGGAGATAGTTATTTTCAGGAAGTTCCATTAGTTGAAGTTAGCTTAACAACACCTAAATATCTAAAATTAGAATCTGGAAATAAAACACGAAATTTAAAGTATGCTGATGATTTTGTTGTTTTTTCGAGAAGGCTTGAAAATACAATTAAGCTAAATAAATCGGAACTGGTTTTTGCCGGTTATGGCATTGTTGCCCCTGAATACAATTGGAACGACTATAAAAATTTAGATGTTAAAGGTAAAACTGTTATTGTAATGGTTAACGATCCTGGATTTGGTTCGGAAAACAAGTCATTTTTTAAAGGGAACGAGATGACTTATTATGGTCGCTGGACCTATAAATATGAGGAAGCTGCCCGACAAGGAGCTGCAGGCATATTAATTATTCACCAAACTAAACCTGCCGGATATCCTTGGTCTGTTGTTCTTAATTCAGCATCGGTTCCTAAATTGTATCAGCAAGCTGCAGACAATTATCGCTCCCGATGTAAAATAGAAGGATGGATAAGCTGGGAAACAGCACAAGCCATTTTTGCTGATTCTGGTAAAAAGCTAATAAACGAATTACAGGAAGCATCGAAAGCGAATTTTAAAGGTTATTCTCTTAATAAAAAGGCAAGTATCAGTTTTCAAAATACGATGCGATTCGACAAAACTCACAATGTTATTGGCATTCTTCCAGGAAGCGATTTGGCCGATGAATATATTTTCTACTCTGCACATTGGGATCATTTAGGAATAGGTCCTAAAATTAATGGAGACTCGATATATAATGGTGCTGTTGACAATGGAACTTCTCTTGCCTGGATGTTTGAAATTGCTCGTTCCTTTAAAGCTATGCCAACTAAACCAAGAAGATCTATTGTGTTTCTTGCTCCATCGGCCGAAGAATCTGGATTAATTGGTTCTGGATATTATGTTGATAACCCTATTTTTCCTCTTAATAAAACCATTGCCAATATCAACAATGATTTAATGTTACCCTATGGCAGAATGAAAGATGTAATGATAACCGGATATGGTCAATCGGAACTGGAAGATTATGTTGAGAAAGCAGCTAAAAAGCAAGGTAGATATATTTTAGCTGATCCAAACCCTCAATCGGGTATGTATTTCAGATCCGATCATTTTAGTTTTGCGCGAGTAGGTGTTCCTGCATTATTTGCCAGAGGAAATAACGATCATGCCGAAAAAGGAAAAGAATATATGTCGAAAAAAGAAGAGGAATGGTTGGCTAACAACTATCATAAACCTGCCGACGAATATGAAGACTGGTGGAATTTAAATGGTATTGCAGAAGATGCAGAATTACTTTTTAATGTTGGATGGGAACTAGCAAATCAGGAAAATTATCCGAAATGGAAGGATGGATCAGAATTTAAGACTAAAAGAGAAAACCGCTTATCTACTAAATAA
- a CDS encoding cobyric acid synthase, which translates to MRKLKSVMFVGTGSDVGKSIVNTGFCRILKQDGYSPAPYKAQNMSLNSYATPEGLEIGRAQAVQAEACGINCHTDMNPVLLKPTNDKSSQVVLNGKPVGTQSAVEYFTGNNKKALFEEAKKAFYRLNSRFNPIVLEGAGSISELNLKSRDITNMRMATEVDAVTYLIADIDKGGVFASVYGSIALLDEKERKQIKGILINKFRGDIRLFEEGKSIIEKLTGKPVIGVLPYFRDIHIEEEDSVSLENKLSASAAGKINCAVVLLPRMANFTDFNVLEHDPRVHLYYTNNIKEIENADIVIIPGSKNTISDLQEIKNNGVANAIINASKKGKKLIGICGGYQIMGETISDPDEIEGKIPKISGLGLLPINTTISQEKLTEQCKFQFKNYTEECSGYEIHMGQSCSKGDNKSLNILSNGKEDGYLLNNNCWGSYIHGILDNEVVINDLLSDFNSDTKDSFNYSEFKENQYNKLAEVIRNNVDMELFYKHLSEE; encoded by the coding sequence ATGAGAAAGTTAAAATCAGTAATGTTTGTGGGCACAGGCTCGGATGTTGGTAAAAGTATTGTAAATACTGGTTTTTGCCGAATTTTAAAACAAGATGGCTATTCTCCGGCTCCGTATAAAGCACAAAATATGTCTTTAAATTCTTATGCCACACCCGAAGGTTTAGAAATAGGTAGAGCACAAGCCGTTCAGGCCGAAGCATGCGGAATAAACTGCCATACTGATATGAATCCTGTTCTTTTAAAGCCGACCAACGATAAAAGCTCACAAGTTGTTTTAAATGGTAAACCTGTAGGAACACAAAGTGCTGTTGAGTATTTTACTGGAAATAACAAAAAAGCATTATTTGAAGAAGCAAAAAAAGCATTCTACCGATTAAACAGCAGATTTAACCCTATTGTTTTAGAAGGTGCAGGAAGTATTTCCGAATTAAATTTAAAATCGAGAGATATTACAAATATGCGAATGGCAACAGAGGTTGATGCTGTTACTTATTTAATTGCTGATATTGACAAAGGAGGTGTTTTTGCCAGTGTTTATGGTAGTATTGCCTTACTAGACGAAAAAGAAAGGAAGCAGATTAAAGGAATTCTGATAAACAAATTTAGAGGCGACATTAGATTGTTTGAAGAAGGAAAAAGTATTATAGAAAAGCTTACGGGTAAACCTGTTATTGGGGTTTTACCATATTTTAGAGATATCCATATTGAGGAAGAAGACTCGGTGAGTCTTGAAAATAAACTCTCTGCTTCGGCAGCAGGGAAAATTAATTGTGCTGTTGTTTTGCTTCCGCGCATGGCTAACTTTACCGACTTTAATGTTCTGGAACACGATCCGCGTGTACACTTATATTACACCAATAATATTAAAGAAATTGAAAATGCTGATATTGTAATTATTCCTGGTAGTAAAAATACAATTTCCGATTTGCAGGAAATTAAAAATAATGGTGTAGCAAACGCAATTATTAATGCCAGCAAAAAAGGCAAAAAACTCATCGGAATTTGTGGTGGCTATCAAATAATGGGAGAAACAATTAGCGATCCCGACGAAATTGAAGGGAAAATTCCTAAAATTAGTGGCTTAGGCTTACTGCCTATTAACACTACCATAAGTCAGGAAAAATTAACTGAACAATGTAAATTTCAGTTTAAAAACTACACCGAAGAATGTTCTGGATATGAAATTCACATGGGCCAAAGCTGCAGTAAAGGAGACAATAAGTCATTAAATATTTTATCGAACGGAAAAGAAGATGGATATCTTTTAAATAATAATTGCTGGGGAAGTTACATACATGGAATTTTAGATAACGAGGTAGTAATTAATGATTTATTATCTGATTTTAATTCAGACACAAAGGATAGTTTTAATTATTCTGAATTTAAAGAAAATCAGTACAACAAATTGGCTGAAGTTATTCGTAACAATGTAGATATGGAATTATTCTACAAACACTTATCTGAAGAATAA
- a CDS encoding Lrp/AsnC ligand binding domain-containing protein codes for MKIQIDEVDHKILSYLIKNARIPFLEIARECGISGAAIHQRVKKLEDAGIIDGSRFIVKPRALGYEVCAFVGIILDHAHQYKMVVDKIDAIQEIVECHFTTGNYTFLVKMLCRDNQHLMDVLINTLQNIPGVSKTETLISLEQTVNREIKL; via the coding sequence ATGAAAATTCAAATTGATGAGGTAGATCACAAGATACTCTCATATCTGATTAAAAATGCACGTATCCCTTTTCTTGAAATTGCCCGGGAATGTGGAATTTCCGGAGCTGCGATTCATCAAAGGGTAAAAAAACTTGAAGATGCCGGAATTATTGATGGCTCACGTTTTATCGTTAAGCCCAGAGCTTTAGGTTATGAGGTTTGTGCTTTTGTTGGAATTATTTTAGATCATGCACATCAGTACAAAATGGTGGTTGATAAAATTGATGCTATACAAGAAATTGTGGAGTGTCATTTTACAACAGGAAATTATACTTTTCTTGTAAAAATGCTTTGTAGAGATAATCAGCATCTAATGGATGTTCTAATTAATACATTGCAAAATATTCCTGGTGTATCAAAAACCGAAACTCTAATTTCCTTAGAACAAACAGTTAATCGGGAAATAAAATTATAA
- a CDS encoding DoxX family membrane protein — MSEKKRYRTLEMLLRIITAVILLQTLHFKFSGHPEAIYIFKTIGIEAWGRYGIGLIELIVGILFFLPNYWKYASVATFVLMLGAICMHLFTPLGIVIDYNEFSDHGQLFTMAILALLFSCILIYRAYFSTCLKNADQK, encoded by the coding sequence ATGAGCGAGAAAAAAAGATACAGAACGCTGGAAATGTTGTTAAGAATTATAACTGCAGTTATACTATTACAAACATTACATTTTAAATTTTCTGGTCACCCCGAGGCAATTTATATTTTTAAGACAATAGGAATAGAAGCATGGGGCCGATATGGAATAGGTTTAATCGAGTTAATTGTTGGTATATTATTTTTTCTTCCTAATTATTGGAAATATGCTTCAGTAGCTACCTTTGTTTTAATGCTTGGAGCTATTTGTATGCATCTTTTTACTCCTTTGGGCATTGTTATAGACTATAACGAATTTTCCGATCATGGACAATTATTTACTATGGCTATTTTAGCTTTATTGTTTAGTTGTATATTGATTTATAGAGCTTATTTTTCTACTTGCTTAAAAAATGCAGATCAAAAGTAA
- a CDS encoding adenosylcobinamide amidohydrolase gives MEFKLGLTDDYFHVEFAEPVKMLSSAILNGGFQYASHFLNAKVDANFNGERTDFESPEISLDKLAKKNNWTGNCVGMMTAAYMKSFRSVKIERQGVWIEALVTAGVSNARRAGDLADYQFINEECEKLGTINILILTNAELTEAAMVESLMILAEAKAACMQDLNIKSRASNTIATGTGTDSAAIACGKGAKVKYCGKHVLFGEILAKAVIQAISQSLQVVI, from the coding sequence ATGGAATTTAAGTTAGGTCTTACAGATGATTATTTTCATGTTGAATTTGCAGAGCCTGTTAAAATGCTGAGTTCGGCAATTTTAAATGGAGGCTTTCAATATGCCAGTCATTTTTTAAATGCAAAAGTTGATGCTAATTTTAATGGAGAGAGAACCGATTTTGAAAGTCCTGAAATAAGCCTAGATAAACTTGCAAAAAAAAATAATTGGACTGGGAATTGTGTAGGTATGATGACTGCTGCATACATGAAATCGTTTCGCAGTGTTAAAATTGAACGACAGGGAGTTTGGATAGAAGCTTTGGTTACAGCAGGTGTTTCTAATGCGCGACGAGCAGGAGATTTAGCCGATTATCAGTTCATAAATGAGGAGTGCGAAAAGCTGGGAACAATTAATATTTTAATACTTACAAATGCAGAATTAACCGAAGCAGCAATGGTCGAATCTTTAATGATTCTTGCCGAGGCAAAAGCTGCATGCATGCAGGATTTAAACATAAAAAGCAGAGCTAGCAATACCATAGCAACAGGAACAGGAACCGATTCCGCAGCAATTGCCTGCGGAAAAGGTGCGAAGGTAAAATATTGTGGTAAGCATGTGCTTTTTGGCGAAATTTTGGCCAAGGCAGTTATTCAGGCCATAAGTCAATCTTTACAGGTTGTTATATAA
- a CDS encoding sigma-54 dependent transcriptional regulator encodes MYFQQRVFVCLGLFREYVLPMNIKGMKTILIVDDDVSLCLMLKALFEKNKYKATTVSSIVEAKRAMESCLFHLILTDLRFPDGSGMEIIKYVKDKLPDTPVVLMTAYPKITSAIQFIKLGAYNFISKPICADELLSIAKDAINNKALVNKKEDKILPVFSNYFQGTGKASLDLLKQINLIAPTSISVLIIGESGTGKELIAKMIHENSNRSNGPFVAVDCGAISNELSASEFFGHKKGAFTGAQTDKKGYFESANNGILFLDEIGNLRYSTQIHLLRALQERKIKPVGCNEEISIDVRIIAATNENLFESQKVGSFRSDLFHRLNEFQIVVPPLRDRKEDIMAYANFFLLEANRYLEKSLLGFDKSAEFVFKNYNWPGNLREMKNIIKRAVLLAKRGWITINELPENLYRDSCFAKDKANCTDVEGDIRKVLLLTDNNKSKAARLLNIDRKTLYKKMKQYNIN; translated from the coding sequence ATGTATTTTCAGCAGAGGGTATTTGTTTGTTTAGGTCTATTTAGAGAATATGTTTTACCTATGAATATTAAAGGTATGAAAACTATTCTTATTGTTGATGATGATGTAAGTTTATGCTTAATGCTGAAGGCATTGTTTGAGAAAAACAAGTATAAAGCCACAACTGTATCTTCAATTGTCGAAGCAAAAAGAGCTATGGAATCCTGTTTATTTCATTTGATACTAACAGATCTTCGTTTTCCCGATGGGAGTGGAATGGAAATTATTAAATATGTGAAGGATAAATTACCTGATACACCAGTTGTCTTAATGACTGCATACCCGAAAATTACATCAGCAATACAGTTTATAAAATTAGGAGCTTATAATTTTATATCTAAACCAATTTGTGCCGATGAGCTTCTCAGCATTGCTAAAGATGCTATTAATAATAAAGCATTAGTAAATAAAAAAGAAGATAAGATATTACCGGTTTTTAGTAATTACTTTCAGGGAACTGGTAAGGCATCGCTCGATTTGCTTAAGCAAATTAATTTAATTGCACCTACTTCTATATCAGTCTTAATTATAGGAGAAAGTGGTACAGGAAAAGAATTAATTGCTAAAATGATTCATGAAAACAGTAATCGATCTAATGGCCCATTTGTGGCTGTAGATTGTGGAGCAATTTCCAATGAGCTTTCGGCAAGTGAGTTTTTTGGACATAAGAAAGGTGCATTTACCGGAGCCCAAACCGATAAAAAGGGATATTTCGAATCTGCAAATAATGGGATACTATTTTTGGATGAAATTGGAAACTTAAGATATTCAACACAAATACATTTGCTAAGAGCTTTGCAAGAGCGAAAAATAAAACCAGTGGGATGCAATGAAGAAATTTCTATTGATGTTAGAATTATTGCAGCTACAAACGAAAATTTATTTGAGTCTCAAAAAGTTGGTAGTTTTCGTAGCGATTTATTTCATAGGTTAAATGAGTTTCAGATTGTGGTTCCTCCTTTACGAGATAGAAAAGAAGATATTATGGCTTATGCTAATTTTTTTCTCTTAGAAGCTAATCGTTATCTCGAAAAATCCTTACTCGGTTTTGATAAAAGTGCCGAGTTTGTTTTTAAAAATTACAATTGGCCAGGTAATTTACGAGAAATGAAAAATATTATTAAACGTGCTGTTCTTCTTGCCAAAAGAGGATGGATTACCATAAACGAATTGCCGGAAAATCTTTATCGAGATTCTTGTTTCGCAAAAGATAAAGCAAACTGTACCGATGTAGAAGGAGATATTAGAAAAGTTCTTTTATTAACAGACAATAATAAAAGTAAGGCTGCTCGTCTTTTAAATATAGATAGGAAAACTCTTTATAAAAAAATGAAACAATACAATATAAATTAG
- a CDS encoding tRNA-dihydrouridine synthase family protein encodes MKISLAPLQGYTDWVFRQAYQKYIGGVDEFYTPFLVLQNDGELRTSHKREVEPFKDRFEKLVPQFIGASIEEIKFFENYFSSLGYGKMNWNLGCPFPMLTKRSKGSGLLPYPDKIKEMLTQLDESKIELSVKMRLGLEDENEIYPVLKVLNDFAIKEVIVHPRIGKQLYKGTPNIDAFANIFNQENISVAYNGDLNTLENFNDLKGKFPTLNHVMIGRGVLKDYWLPHKIKGLEIPSQKERIAILEKVHNDVYELYSSYLSGDTQILHKMKPFWEYFSCHFQTERKVFKAVKKASGIKKYEQAVSFAFSQDLKE; translated from the coding sequence ATGAAAATTTCTTTGGCTCCGCTTCAGGGATATACCGACTGGGTGTTCAGGCAAGCCTATCAAAAATATATTGGGGGTGTAGATGAGTTCTATACTCCTTTTCTTGTATTACAAAACGATGGAGAATTAAGAACTTCACATAAAAGAGAAGTTGAGCCTTTTAAGGATAGATTTGAGAAATTAGTGCCTCAATTTATTGGTGCTTCAATCGAAGAAATTAAGTTTTTTGAAAATTATTTTTCAAGTTTGGGCTATGGAAAAATGAATTGGAATCTGGGCTGTCCTTTTCCAATGCTTACAAAGCGTAGTAAGGGCTCTGGTTTGCTTCCTTATCCCGATAAAATAAAGGAAATGCTTACGCAGTTAGATGAAAGTAAAATTGAACTTTCGGTTAAAATGCGATTGGGTTTAGAGGACGAAAATGAAATATATCCGGTTTTAAAAGTGTTAAATGATTTTGCTATAAAAGAAGTAATTGTTCATCCCAGAATTGGGAAACAGCTTTACAAAGGAACTCCAAATATTGATGCGTTTGCTAATATTTTTAATCAAGAGAATATATCTGTAGCTTATAATGGAGACTTAAATACCTTAGAAAATTTTAATGATTTAAAGGGAAAATTTCCAACATTAAATCATGTAATGATTGGTAGAGGCGTTTTAAAAGACTATTGGCTGCCGCACAAAATAAAAGGTTTGGAAATTCCCTCTCAAAAAGAACGAATAGCGATATTGGAAAAAGTACACAATGATGTGTATGAACTTTATTCCTCTTACTTAAGCGGGGATACTCAGATTTTACACAAAATGAAACCATTTTGGGAATATTTTTCTTGTCATTTCCAGACGGAAAGAAAAGTATTTAAGGCGGTAAAAAAGGCATCGGGCATAAAAAAATATGAGCAGGCGGTAAGTTTTGCATTTAGCCAGGATTTAAAAGAATAA
- a CDS encoding TlpA disulfide reductase family protein, which yields MNRIVLLIFLIMGFVFEGSAKELDSRGYIVKIGEQAPNFEMQLTNGKSIKLSDLRGKVVMIQFTASWCGVCRKEMPHIEKEIWQIHKNKDFALFGIDRDEPIEKAEILIKATGITYPIALDKGANIFAKYAEKESGVTRNVIIDREGKIIFLTRLFNKDEFEAMKKVIETELLKK from the coding sequence ATGAATAGAATTGTATTGCTAATATTTTTAATTATGGGATTTGTATTTGAAGGAAGTGCTAAAGAACTTGATTCTAGAGGTTATATCGTAAAAATAGGAGAACAAGCTCCTAATTTCGAAATGCAGTTAACTAATGGAAAATCTATAAAACTTTCCGATTTAAGAGGAAAAGTAGTTATGATTCAGTTTACTGCTAGTTGGTGCGGAGTTTGTCGTAAAGAAATGCCACATATAGAAAAAGAAATCTGGCAAATTCATAAAAATAAAGATTTTGCATTATTTGGAATAGATAGAGATGAACCTATCGAAAAAGCCGAGATACTAATTAAAGCAACAGGAATAACTTATCCGATTGCTTTAGATAAGGGGGCTAATATTTTTGCAAAATATGCCGAGAAAGAAAGTGGCGTTACCCGAAATGTAATAATAGATAGAGAAGGGAAAATAATTTTTCTAACAAGATTATTTAATAAAGACGAATTTGAAGCAATGAAAAAAGTTATTGAAACAGAATTATTAAAGAAATAG
- a CDS encoding AAA family ATPase: MSKENRYIITGGPGSGKSSLLNALIKANYQGFEEISRIVIREQHKLGGDKLPWKNLQAFAEICYERMGEQLEKCEPDTLCFYDRGLPDIIAYMRRGALHIEEKYYKKCREYNNTVFIAPPWENIFINDAERPESFSDSLEIYQFLKETYLDLGFKIIELPKVTIPQRVKFIEAYITTCKD; this comes from the coding sequence ATGAGTAAGGAGAATCGATATATTATTACTGGAGGACCAGGATCTGGAAAATCGAGTTTATTAAACGCCTTAATTAAAGCAAACTACCAAGGTTTTGAAGAAATTTCGCGAATTGTAATTCGGGAACAACATAAACTTGGTGGCGATAAACTACCGTGGAAAAACCTGCAAGCTTTTGCCGAAATATGCTACGAGCGAATGGGTGAACAGTTGGAAAAATGTGAACCTGACACTCTTTGTTTTTACGACAGAGGATTACCTGATATTATTGCTTATATGAGGCGAGGTGCTTTACATATCGAAGAAAAATATTATAAAAAATGCAGAGAATATAATAATACTGTATTTATCGCCCCTCCTTGGGAAAATATTTTTATAAACGATGCCGAAAGGCCAGAATCCTTTAGCGATTCTTTAGAAATTTACCAATTTTTAAAAGAAACCTATTTAGATTTGGGTTTTAAGATAATCGAATTACCAAAAGTAACTATTCCGCAACGGGTTAAGTTTATTGAAGCTTATATAACAACCTGTAAAGATTGA
- a CDS encoding aminopeptidase P family protein has protein sequence MFPKEVYINRRDKLRAAMKEGIAIVLGNPDAPMNYAGNIYHYRQDSTFLYFFGIDHPGFAGVFDIDNNKDYVFGNDVDIDDIIWMGPQPSVKDQAAEFALENTAPFADLSKFVANAVKEGRKVHFLPVYRAENKILIHELLGTPLNAIKENASKEFMKAVIALREIKDEYEIKELERAAKIGYEIHTTAMKMARDGVYEREISGECEAIALRAGGLLSFPPIVSKRGETLHNHEHGNLLKTGDLLLVDSGAETDTHYASDNTRTIPVGGKFSQKQKEIYEIVLAAINKGHELIRPGVTYQSIHLEVCKVIASGLKDLGLMKGDVDAAVKAGAHALFMPHGLGHMMGLDVHDMEDFGEDLVGYDEHVQRIDQFGTAYLRLGKELKPGFVLTNEPGIYFIPALIDKFQCEKLHTEYINFDKVNEYRDFGGIRLEDDVLVTESGNCLIGKRIPITIEEVENIMK, from the coding sequence ATGTTTCCTAAAGAAGTTTATATAAACAGACGTGATAAATTACGCGCAGCTATGAAAGAGGGAATTGCTATTGTTCTTGGTAATCCTGATGCTCCAATGAATTATGCCGGTAATATTTATCATTATCGTCAGGATAGTACATTTTTATATTTTTTTGGTATCGATCATCCTGGTTTTGCGGGTGTTTTTGATATTGATAACAACAAAGATTACGTTTTTGGTAACGATGTTGATATTGATGATATCATCTGGATGGGACCTCAGCCAAGTGTTAAAGATCAAGCTGCAGAATTTGCTTTGGAAAATACAGCTCCTTTTGCCGATTTAAGCAAATTTGTTGCTAATGCTGTAAAAGAAGGTCGTAAAGTTCATTTTTTACCAGTTTACAGAGCCGAGAATAAAATTCTGATTCATGAATTGCTTGGAACCCCTCTTAATGCAATAAAAGAGAATGCATCTAAAGAGTTTATGAAAGCAGTTATTGCTTTACGCGAGATAAAAGATGAGTACGAAATTAAAGAGCTGGAGCGTGCAGCTAAAATTGGCTACGAAATTCATACTACAGCAATGAAAATGGCCAGAGATGGCGTTTATGAAAGAGAAATTTCAGGAGAATGCGAAGCTATCGCTTTGCGTGCTGGAGGTTTACTTTCTTTCCCACCTATTGTTTCGAAAAGAGGAGAAACTTTGCACAATCACGAACATGGAAATTTACTTAAAACGGGCGATTTACTTTTGGTCGATAGTGGTGCCGAAACCGATACTCATTATGCTTCAGACAATACAAGAACAATTCCGGTTGGTGGTAAGTTTAGTCAAAAACAAAAAGAAATTTATGAAATTGTTTTGGCAGCCATTAATAAAGGACATGAATTAATTCGTCCTGGCGTAACCTACCAGAGTATTCATCTTGAAGTGTGTAAAGTTATTGCATCGGGTTTAAAAGATCTTGGCCTAATGAAAGGTGATGTTGATGCTGCTGTTAAGGCCGGAGCACATGCACTATTTATGCCTCACGGACTCGGACACATGATGGGACTTGATGTGCACGACATGGAAGATTTTGGTGAAGATTTAGTGGGTTATGATGAACATGTACAGAGAATCGATCAGTTTGGAACTGCCTACCTGCGTCTTGGTAAAGAACTAAAACCAGGCTTTGTTTTAACCAATGAGCCAGGCATTTACTTTATTCCAGCTCTAATTGATAAATTCCAGTGTGAAAAACTTCACACTGAGTATATTAATTTTGATAAAGTTAATGAATATCGTGACTTTGGTGGAATTAGACTTGAAGATGACGTTTTGGTTACAGAAAGCGGAAATTGTTTAATAGGTAAAAGAATACCAATTACAATAGAAGAGGTAGAAAATATAATGAAATAG